The Pseudodesulfovibrio sp. zrk46 genome contains a region encoding:
- a CDS encoding YifB family Mg chelatase-like AAA ATPase, whose protein sequence is MIATISCAALMGIDAFKIQLEVDFSRSGMPAFTMVGLAEGAVRESKERVFSALKNCGFKVPPARITVNLAPADVRKAGSAYDLPLALGILCAMDVLKPEQVDGWYMAGELSLTGELKPVPGVLPLAMAARSGGGKGIIVPEANGREGAVVKDIPVIGGRDLGQVVRMLLGEEVVDAASVDIDTLWSERQDFLMDFAEVKGQEHAKRAIEIAAAGNHNLLFIGPPGSGKTMLAKRIPTILPPLQFDEALEVTKIYSVAGLLPRDQALMVSRPFRTPHHTISDVGLIGGGRYPQPGETSLAHRGVLFLDEMPEFQKSVLEVLRQPLEDGEVSISRSLVSLKYPADVMLVAAMNPCPCGYLTDDAHPCECSPLAVQRYRGKISGPLLDRIDLQVDVPAVPYEDLKKAKSDVDSASMRERIGAARAVQKERYADMPILTNSQLEGAALEQYCNVGEAEHEFLKQAVDSLGLSARAYTRVLRIARTIADLEGSADIDAGHLAEAINYRSMDRQGKNASNSI, encoded by the coding sequence ATGATCGCTACAATTTCTTGCGCCGCCCTCATGGGCATTGATGCCTTCAAAATCCAACTCGAAGTCGATTTTTCCCGCTCCGGCATGCCTGCCTTCACCATGGTCGGGTTGGCCGAAGGTGCGGTCCGCGAATCCAAGGAACGCGTCTTTTCCGCCCTCAAGAACTGTGGGTTCAAGGTACCGCCTGCGCGTATCACCGTGAACCTTGCTCCAGCTGACGTGCGCAAGGCGGGCAGCGCCTATGACCTGCCGTTGGCGCTCGGCATTCTGTGCGCCATGGACGTGCTCAAGCCGGAACAGGTGGATGGCTGGTACATGGCGGGCGAGCTGTCCCTGACAGGCGAACTCAAGCCTGTTCCCGGCGTGTTGCCGCTGGCCATGGCTGCCCGCTCCGGCGGCGGCAAGGGCATCATCGTGCCCGAGGCCAATGGTCGCGAAGGCGCTGTGGTCAAGGATATCCCGGTCATCGGCGGTCGCGATCTGGGTCAGGTGGTGCGCATGCTGCTGGGCGAGGAAGTGGTGGACGCCGCCAGCGTGGACATCGACACCCTGTGGAGCGAGCGGCAGGATTTTCTGATGGACTTCGCCGAGGTGAAGGGACAGGAACACGCCAAGCGCGCCATCGAGATCGCAGCGGCAGGAAACCATAATCTCCTGTTTATCGGCCCTCCCGGTTCAGGCAAGACCATGCTGGCCAAGCGCATCCCCACCATTCTGCCGCCCCTCCAGTTCGATGAGGCGTTGGAGGTCACCAAGATTTACTCTGTGGCCGGATTGTTGCCACGCGATCAGGCCCTGATGGTGTCGAGACCCTTCAGAACCCCGCACCACACCATTTCTGACGTGGGCCTCATCGGTGGCGGACGCTACCCGCAACCCGGTGAGACCTCCCTGGCTCACCGCGGAGTGTTGTTCCTCGACGAGATGCCCGAATTCCAGAAGTCAGTGCTGGAAGTCCTGCGCCAACCACTTGAGGACGGCGAGGTCTCCATCTCCCGCTCTCTTGTCTCCTTGAAGTATCCGGCAGACGTGATGCTGGTGGCTGCCATGAATCCCTGTCCGTGCGGCTACCTGACCGACGACGCCCATCCGTGCGAGTGCTCGCCGCTGGCCGTACAGCGCTATCGTGGCAAGATTTCCGGCCCCCTGCTGGACCGCATCGATTTACAGGTGGATGTGCCTGCCGTGCCGTATGAGGACCTGAAAAAGGCCAAGAGCGACGTGGATTCCGCGTCCATGCGCGAGCGCATCGGCGCAGCACGGGCCGTACAGAAGGAGCGCTATGCCGATATGCCCATCCTGACCAACTCGCAGCTGGAAGGCGCGGCGCTGGAACAATACTGCAACGTGGGCGAGGCCGAGCACGAATTTCTCAAACAGGCCGTGGATTCACTGGGCCTGTCAGCCCGTGCCTACACACGAGTCCTCCGCATCGCCCGCACCATCGCGGATCTGGAAGGGAGTGCCGACATCGACGCCGGGCATCTGGCCGAAGCCATCAATTATCGGAGCATGGACAGGCAGGGGAAAAATGCTTCTAACTCTATCTAG